One genomic window of Desulfuromonas sp. AOP6 includes the following:
- a CDS encoding peptidoglycan DD-metalloendopeptidase family protein has product MNAIWLTTQEQRCRQRRKRRLQLAAILFFLAVPGILLTALPRSSSSAFPDTEHTGTPLGLSTAEIAHPPVLPPAPDHIRSRDIAPGDTLSSIFDLVEINQSVMYQILSADEQVLALDTLRPGNRLTFTLDKETRELVSMELFIHPGRRVVYTRVDDSTFDYDEIVLPGEWMQEFLDGTISGSFYLSAKGVGLSENETVNIADLFRDQLNFSRDIRAGDTFQVVRSQQFVNGEWTGQSRIEGVRIFRGKRLYSAFLFEDGNYYDHKGESLARAFRRFPTQGQYRVSSTFSRARRHPVTGRVSPHNGVDFAMPTGTPVLATGDGVVTRVQDHPFAGKYIEVQHGSHYTTRYLHLSRSLVRRGQTVQRGQRIALSGNTGRSTGPHLHFELHAKGRPVNPLTASIPMASAVPKGQLAQFNERVSEVVALMEIPSQRIALPVMGSEPAKRVAEQTHRVPKATSPPS; this is encoded by the coding sequence ATGAACGCTATTTGGCTGACAACCCAGGAACAGCGCTGTCGCCAGCGCCGCAAACGCCGGCTGCAGCTTGCGGCCATCCTGTTCTTTCTGGCCGTCCCTGGAATTCTGCTGACCGCTCTTCCCCGTTCTTCCTCGTCGGCTTTTCCTGACACTGAACATACCGGCACTCCTCTTGGCCTGTCGACGGCCGAGATCGCCCATCCGCCCGTGCTGCCGCCCGCACCGGACCATATCCGCAGCCGCGACATCGCCCCTGGGGATACCCTGAGTTCTATCTTTGACCTGGTGGAAATCAATCAGAGCGTCATGTATCAGATTCTCTCCGCCGATGAACAGGTGCTGGCTCTGGATACGCTGCGCCCCGGCAATCGGCTGACGTTCACTCTCGATAAAGAGACCCGCGAGCTGGTCAGTATGGAACTCTTCATCCACCCGGGACGGCGGGTAGTCTACACGCGGGTAGATGATTCGACCTTTGATTACGACGAGATTGTGCTGCCTGGCGAATGGATGCAGGAGTTTCTGGACGGCACCATCAGCGGCAGTTTTTATCTGTCCGCCAAGGGTGTCGGTCTCAGCGAGAATGAAACGGTGAATATCGCCGATCTGTTTCGCGATCAGCTCAACTTCAGTCGCGATATTCGCGCCGGCGACACCTTCCAGGTCGTGCGCAGTCAGCAGTTTGTCAACGGGGAATGGACGGGTCAGAGTCGCATAGAAGGGGTACGCATCTTCCGAGGCAAACGGCTCTACAGCGCTTTTCTTTTCGAAGACGGCAACTATTACGATCACAAGGGCGAAAGCCTGGCCCGCGCCTTCAGGCGTTTTCCCACCCAGGGCCAGTATCGTGTCAGCTCTACCTTCAGTCGGGCCCGCCGTCATCCGGTCACCGGACGGGTGTCCCCCCATAACGGCGTTGATTTCGCCATGCCGACTGGCACCCCAGTGCTGGCTACGGGCGATGGTGTGGTCACCCGTGTGCAGGATCATCCCTTTGCCGGCAAATACATCGAGGTCCAACACGGCAGCCATTATACCACCCGGTACCTGCACCTGAGTCGCTCCCTCGTCAGGCGGGGACAGACAGTGCAGCGCGGTCAGCGCATCGCTCTTTCGGGCAACACCGGTCGCTCTACCGGGCCTCACCTGCATTTCGAGCTGCATGCCAAGGGCCGTCCGGTCAACCCCCTTACTGCCAGCATTCCCATGGCATCGGCTGTGCCCAAGGGCCAGCTGGCCCAGTTCAATGAGCGGGTCAGCGAGGTGGTGGCCCTGATGGAGATTCCTTCCCAGCGCATCGCCCTGCCTGTGATGGGTTCAGAGCCGGCAAAGCGGGTGGCCGAGCAGACCCATCGAGTGCCAAAGGCCACTTCGCCACCTTCCTGA
- the ccsA gene encoding cytochrome c biogenesis protein CcsA — MIQLESLLPLQGALGLYLAAALLQLRLLGGERRPLRRIALGLPALAFFLQTLYLAAAWLQMGYLPVTNLFSTLVFFSWAMGGTFFYFELRYRIGAAGLFVLAVTLALLGSAIKRGVAISPLIPALDTPLFTLHVAFSFMGYALFAMAFSVAMAYLTPAALRPRSMPPRELLRRHNEEAVLLGFVFFTLCMVSGSIWAHVAWGHWFSWNIKGVWSFIVWLFYAGMCHAKFVRRWQGEGYAILSIAGFGIVLFTYLGIGLLLQSNHPL, encoded by the coding sequence ATGATCCAACTCGAATCCCTTCTTCCTTTACAGGGAGCGCTGGGGCTCTACCTGGCTGCCGCCCTCTTGCAACTCCGGCTGTTAGGCGGCGAACGCCGACCCCTACGCCGGATCGCCCTTGGCCTGCCGGCGCTGGCTTTCTTTCTGCAGACCCTCTACCTGGCCGCCGCCTGGCTGCAGATGGGCTACCTGCCGGTGACCAACCTCTTTTCGACCCTGGTCTTCTTCAGCTGGGCCATGGGGGGCACCTTTTTCTACTTCGAGCTGCGCTACCGCATCGGCGCCGCCGGCCTGTTCGTGTTGGCGGTGACCCTGGCGCTGCTTGGCAGCGCCATAAAACGCGGGGTGGCGATCTCCCCCCTCATCCCGGCTCTCGACACGCCCCTTTTCACCCTGCATGTGGCTTTTTCCTTCATGGGCTACGCCCTCTTCGCCATGGCCTTCTCCGTGGCTATGGCCTACCTCACCCCTGCCGCCCTGCGCCCGCGCAGCATGCCGCCGCGGGAGTTGCTGCGCCGCCACAACGAGGAAGCCGTCCTTCTCGGTTTCGTCTTCTTCACCCTGTGCATGGTCAGCGGCAGCATCTGGGCCCATGTCGCCTGGGGCCACTGGTTTTCCTGGAACATCAAGGGGGTCTGGTCCTTTATCGTCTGGCTCTTTTACGCCGGGATGTGCCACGCCAAGTTCGTGCGGCGCTGGCAGGGTGAAGGCTACGCCATCCTCTCCATCGCCGGCTTCGGTATCGTCCTCTTCACCTACCTGGGCATCGGCCTGCTTCTGCAGAGCAATCATCCTTTGTAA
- a CDS encoding cytochrome c biogenesis protein ResB, producing MATQGNKIWYWLTSLKLAIVLASLATLVIMIGSLVMHYHPRLFGDLDAVTLGTFYPAAARQAPLLTLWMPVAALLIIAFAVNTLCCFLDWLPRLRSRWRKTGEYLIHLGFCLLVVAFFWGQLSGYRTAGNLLAVGETRPLHRHPGLSLRLDDFQPVFDESGRRPLDMFNELTLLRNGEEIVRQQVRTNHPLSHQGLIILASSFQQEASGFSFHAPGFGRLDLQAGSRLELPGDATLAVLDFLPTARRLGERVVAMGTTLNDPALHLQLTGGDGQIRWQGWYFLRQGPPAALAEQGLHLRPLQPVVRTSSVLTINYDPGASLALTGGVLMGTGVLIAIVSYYAKRRRQDRPLIV from the coding sequence ATGGCGACGCAAGGAAACAAAATCTGGTACTGGCTCACTTCCCTCAAGCTCGCCATCGTACTGGCGTCTCTGGCCACCCTTGTGATCATGATCGGGTCGCTGGTCATGCACTACCATCCGCGCCTTTTCGGCGACCTCGATGCCGTCACCCTGGGAACCTTCTACCCGGCGGCCGCCCGGCAGGCACCGCTGCTCACCCTGTGGATGCCCGTCGCCGCCCTGCTGATCATCGCCTTTGCCGTCAACACCCTCTGCTGCTTCCTCGACTGGTTGCCGCGTCTGCGCAGTCGTTGGCGCAAGACGGGCGAATACCTCATCCACCTCGGCTTCTGCCTGCTGGTGGTCGCCTTCTTCTGGGGCCAGCTCAGCGGCTATCGCACCGCCGGCAACCTGCTGGCCGTGGGCGAAACCAGGCCTCTGCACCGGCATCCCGGTCTCAGTCTGCGCCTTGATGATTTTCAGCCCGTCTTCGACGAAAGCGGCCGTCGCCCCCTCGACATGTTCAACGAACTGACCCTTCTTCGAAACGGCGAAGAAATCGTCCGCCAGCAGGTGCGCACCAACCATCCCTTGAGCCATCAGGGTCTGATCATCCTGGCCTCCAGCTTCCAGCAGGAAGCCAGCGGCTTTTCCTTCCACGCCCCGGGCTTTGGCCGCCTGGATCTGCAAGCTGGCAGCCGGCTTGAACTTCCCGGCGACGCCACCCTCGCCGTCCTGGATTTTCTGCCCACGGCCCGACGCCTCGGCGAACGCGTGGTCGCCATGGGAACCACCCTGAACGATCCGGCCCTGCATCTGCAACTGACGGGCGGCGACGGCCAGATACGCTGGCAGGGCTGGTACTTCCTGCGTCAGGGCCCACCCGCAGCCCTCGCCGAGCAGGGCCTCCACCTGCGCCCCCTGCAACCCGTCGTGCGTACCTCTTCCGTGCTCACCATCAACTACGACCCCGGCGCCAGCCTGGCCCTGACCGGCGGCGTCCTCATGGGCACCGGCGTCCTCATCGCCATCGTTTCCTACTACGCCAAACGACGCCGGCAGGACCGACCCTTGATTGTCTGA
- a CDS encoding class I SAM-dependent methyltransferase — protein sequence MSENNPRFMALFLDLFESLPRQGPGSPACAERALRLCRELPPVPRILDLGCGTGAQTLYLAELTAGTILAIDSHAPSIERLQETLAERGLSRRVKARVGDMAQLELPPASFDLIWSEGALYNIGMERALPICFEFLRPGGYLAFTDAVWRQGNPPEEVRNAFEKEGATLGWAAEVAAAIAKGGFELLDHFTLPYEAWWDDFYTPMLARIEAMRHQYANDREALTILDEIAREPEMHRHYADYYGYEFFVARRP from the coding sequence ATGAGTGAAAACAACCCACGATTTATGGCACTTTTTCTCGACCTTTTTGAATCGCTGCCAAGGCAGGGGCCGGGCAGCCCGGCCTGCGCCGAGAGGGCGCTGCGTCTTTGCCGGGAGTTGCCGCCGGTCCCGAGGATTCTTGATCTGGGCTGCGGTACGGGGGCGCAGACTCTTTACCTGGCGGAGCTGACCGCTGGCACTATCCTGGCCATTGACAGCCATGCCCCCAGCATTGAACGGCTGCAGGAGACTCTGGCCGAGCGCGGGCTTTCGCGCCGTGTCAAGGCCCGCGTCGGCGACATGGCACAGCTGGAACTGCCGCCGGCGAGTTTCGATCTCATTTGGTCGGAAGGGGCGCTCTACAATATCGGTATGGAGAGGGCGCTGCCAATCTGCTTCGAATTTCTGCGGCCGGGGGGATACCTCGCCTTTACCGACGCGGTCTGGCGCCAGGGAAACCCGCCGGAAGAGGTCAGGAACGCCTTCGAGAAGGAGGGGGCCACCCTGGGCTGGGCCGCAGAGGTAGCGGCTGCCATCGCCAAGGGGGGCTTCGAGCTGCTCGACCACTTCACCCTGCCCTACGAGGCCTGGTGGGATGATTTCTACACGCCCATGCTGGCCCGTATTGAAGCAATGCGTCACCAGTACGCCAATGACCGCGAGGCGCTGACCATTTTGGATGAAATCGCCAGAGAGCCGGAAATGCACCGCCACTATGCTGACTATTACGGTTACGAGTTTTTTGTCGCCCGTCGACCCTGA
- a CDS encoding porin family protein yields the protein MKNFLAIVLSVFVLHFFAVSTMAQPYFSGNIGIVSLMDSDFNAGADTGEISYDAGVGLLAAVGGRVSDNLRFEGEIGYRANDLDKGTIDGLGSGNISGDITALSLMGNMYVDFMPHEFFSPFVGFGLGFANVELDFDGAGSEDDDVFAYQVAIGGTYAANKQVSLDVQYRYFATDDPDFEGLESEYQSHNVLVGLRFHF from the coding sequence ATGAAAAATTTTCTGGCAATCGTTCTTTCCGTGTTTGTTCTGCATTTTTTTGCCGTATCCACCATGGCTCAGCCCTACTTCAGTGGAAACATAGGAATTGTATCCCTTATGGATTCCGACTTTAATGCCGGTGCTGACACAGGGGAAATATCCTATGATGCCGGCGTTGGCCTTCTGGCAGCTGTCGGTGGCAGAGTCTCTGATAATTTGAGGTTTGAAGGTGAAATTGGCTATCGAGCCAATGATCTCGATAAGGGTACGATTGATGGTTTAGGGTCCGGTAATATTAGTGGCGACATCACAGCCCTTTCGTTGATGGGGAACATGTATGTTGATTTCATGCCTCATGAATTCTTTTCCCCCTTTGTAGGTTTCGGTCTTGGTTTCGCCAATGTCGAACTCGATTTTGACGGTGCTGGTAGCGAGGATGATGACGTTTTTGCTTATCAGGTGGCAATTGGCGGCACTTATGCAGCCAATAAACAGGTATCCCTTGACGTGCAATACCGCTACTTTGCCACGGATGATCCGGACTTTGAGGGACTAGAGTCAGAATATCAGTCTCATAACGTCCTGGTCGGTCTGCGCTTCCACTTCTAA
- a CDS encoding ferritin family protein — protein MNVFEVAMKMEDDGKAYYQKLAAQTAHEGLQKIFLQLAEDEQKHHDIFKRLKEKAPASMQKSTALEQAKNVFETLIAAKANLTIAGDLDGYRHAMKLEADSFRFYEDAAKKEQDAKVKEVLLQIAGEEHKHFNILQNVYDFVNAPNQFLAWGEFSNLGEFRNFGRDSTI, from the coding sequence ATGAATGTGTTTGAAGTCGCCATGAAAATGGAAGATGACGGCAAGGCGTATTACCAGAAGCTGGCCGCGCAGACGGCGCATGAGGGTTTGCAGAAGATTTTCCTGCAACTGGCGGAAGACGAGCAGAAGCACCATGACATTTTCAAGAGGCTGAAAGAGAAGGCGCCCGCCTCCATGCAGAAATCCACGGCCCTGGAGCAGGCCAAGAACGTCTTCGAGACGCTCATCGCCGCCAAAGCGAATCTGACCATCGCCGGAGATCTGGATGGCTACCGCCATGCCATGAAACTGGAAGCCGACAGCTTTCGTTTTTACGAGGACGCCGCCAAAAAGGAGCAGGACGCCAAGGTGAAGGAGGTGCTGCTGCAGATCGCCGGTGAGGAGCATAAGCATTTCAATATTCTGCAGAATGTCTACGACTTCGTGAACGCGCCGAACCAGTTTCTGGCTTGGGGTGAGTTTAGCAATCTTGGCGAGTTCCGTAATTTCGGCCGCGACAGCACTATTTAA
- a CDS encoding MBL fold metallo-hydrolase, with amino-acid sequence MKITFQGAARTVTGSQHLIEVNGKAILLDCGLFQGKRKEAFEANRSALCEGSSIDCLILSHAHIDHSGRIPCLVRNGFKGDIFCTSATRDLCAVMLMDSAFIQEKDVEYVNRRRQRKRQRLFEPLYTREDVARSMDCFVGLGYNRRHQLFPGIDLTLVDAGHMLGSAHVILDIDDRETGRQQRLVFSGDIGRPDIPIIRDPVPLREGADILIMESTYGNRTHPAYPDSERELEHIVNETVGRGGSLLIPAFAVGRTQQLVYALHRLHNDGAIPDLPIFVDSPLATRTTEIFRLHPEVYDAEIREFLLTDDDKNPFGFGMLQYTQTVEQSKALNNLKVPAIIISASGMLEGGRILHHLRNRIGDARNTILLTSWQAPNTLGRKLVEQEKDIRIFGEDFHVNARIELLTGFSGHADREGLLDFVRVMAKKPRRTFIVHGEDEAATNLAQALHQELGLKEVSIPAPQQSVTID; translated from the coding sequence ATGAAGATCACCTTCCAGGGCGCCGCCCGCACCGTGACCGGCTCCCAACATCTTATCGAGGTCAACGGCAAGGCCATCCTTCTCGACTGCGGCCTCTTTCAGGGTAAACGCAAGGAAGCGTTTGAGGCGAACCGCAGCGCTCTCTGTGAAGGGAGCTCTATCGACTGCCTCATCCTTTCGCACGCACATATCGATCATTCTGGGCGCATCCCCTGCCTGGTGCGCAATGGCTTCAAGGGGGACATCTTCTGCACGTCAGCGACACGGGATCTGTGTGCTGTCATGCTCATGGACAGCGCCTTTATTCAGGAGAAGGATGTCGAATATGTCAACCGCCGTCGTCAGAGAAAGCGGCAGCGTCTGTTTGAACCTCTCTATACGCGGGAGGATGTGGCCCGTTCGATGGACTGTTTCGTGGGTCTGGGTTACAACCGCCGCCACCAGCTTTTTCCCGGCATTGACCTGACGCTGGTCGATGCCGGTCACATGCTCGGCAGCGCCCATGTCATTCTCGATATCGATGACCGCGAGACGGGGCGACAGCAGCGTCTAGTATTCAGCGGCGATATCGGCCGCCCGGACATCCCCATCATCCGCGATCCGGTGCCGCTCCGCGAGGGGGCGGACATCCTGATCATGGAGAGTACGTACGGCAACAGAACCCATCCAGCCTACCCTGATTCGGAACGGGAGCTGGAACACATCGTTAACGAAACTGTCGGCCGTGGCGGCAGCCTGCTAATCCCCGCCTTTGCTGTGGGCCGCACGCAGCAGCTGGTCTACGCCCTGCACAGGCTGCACAACGATGGCGCTATCCCCGACCTCCCCATTTTTGTCGACAGCCCCCTGGCCACCCGCACCACCGAGATTTTCCGGCTGCATCCCGAAGTCTACGACGCCGAAATCCGCGAGTTTCTGCTGACAGACGACGACAAAAACCCTTTCGGTTTCGGCATGCTGCAGTACACTCAGACGGTGGAGCAGTCAAAGGCGCTCAACAACCTGAAGGTGCCGGCAATCATCATCAGCGCCAGCGGCATGCTGGAGGGGGGACGTATTCTGCACCACCTGCGCAACCGTATTGGCGATGCGCGCAACACCATTTTGCTGACGAGCTGGCAGGCACCCAACACCTTGGGGCGCAAGCTGGTGGAGCAGGAGAAGGACATCCGTATTTTTGGTGAGGATTTCCACGTAAATGCCCGCATCGAGTTGCTGACCGGTTTCTCCGGCCACGCCGACCGCGAAGGGCTGCTGGATTTCGTCCGGGTCATGGCCAAGAAGCCGCGGCGGACCTTCATCGTCCACGGAGAGGATGAGGCCGCGACCAATCTGGCCCAGGCCCTGCACCAGGAATTGGGCCTCAAGGAGGTCAGCATCCCCGCCCCCCAGCAATCCGTTACTATCGATTGA
- a CDS encoding (p)ppGpp synthetase: MASLDFEQEKRAFRKFYDSNRSHFEEAKNAYIRVIKAMLKDSGIEEVTKIEGRIKEREECVKKFQRKYQSKLEADEIPYEIKDYISDLLGIRIVCLYDDQVGAVFESLKEHFRIIDVTDKITALESTEDLFGYKGLHMDLAPKTEIASRFGSHTFAAYPFEVQIRSLIQDAWSVLDHKIKYKKSIPNDLKRRINVLSALFELADREFREIRNATQELLQQETATPVSDVANSGEGVNGEGLAAVSGKTINAFSFLRIVGHFFRDFEFADYKVDNFVQVILKMNPGFQKSDLHKSLIENLKTVKDYHQDYLEENPDNSFSPYTVIRHCLYLYDPQTFGRILSRGPRERFEAWLRQAR, from the coding sequence TTGGCCTCGCTCGATTTTGAACAGGAAAAACGCGCTTTTCGCAAATTCTACGATAGTAACAGGAGTCATTTTGAAGAGGCCAAGAACGCCTATATCCGCGTCATCAAGGCCATGCTCAAGGACTCCGGTATCGAGGAAGTGACCAAGATCGAAGGGCGGATCAAGGAGAGGGAAGAGTGTGTCAAGAAGTTTCAGCGCAAATATCAGAGTAAGCTCGAAGCTGATGAGATTCCCTACGAGATCAAGGACTATATCTCGGATCTGCTCGGTATTCGCATCGTCTGCCTCTATGACGACCAGGTTGGTGCCGTTTTCGAATCCCTGAAGGAACATTTCCGCATTATTGATGTCACCGACAAAATAACGGCCCTGGAAAGCACGGAGGATCTGTTCGGCTACAAGGGTTTGCATATGGACTTGGCGCCAAAAACGGAAATAGCGTCTCGTTTTGGCAGCCACACATTTGCCGCCTATCCTTTCGAGGTACAGATCCGCTCCCTGATTCAGGATGCCTGGAGCGTGCTGGATCATAAGATCAAGTACAAAAAGTCAATCCCCAATGACCTCAAGCGCCGCATCAATGTTCTCTCGGCCCTTTTCGAGCTTGCCGACCGCGAGTTTCGCGAGATCCGCAATGCCACCCAGGAGCTGCTGCAGCAGGAGACGGCTACTCCGGTGAGCGATGTGGCCAACAGCGGCGAGGGAGTCAACGGCGAAGGTCTGGCGGCGGTCAGCGGCAAGACCATCAACGCTTTCAGCTTTCTGCGCATTGTCGGGCATTTCTTTCGGGATTTCGAGTTTGCCGATTACAAGGTCGACAACTTTGTGCAGGTCATCCTCAAGATGAATCCGGGCTTTCAAAAGTCAGACCTGCACAAGAGCCTCATCGAAAACCTTAAAACGGTGAAGGATTATCACCAGGACTACCTGGAAGAAAACCCCGACAACTCCTTCAGTCCCTATACCGTCATCCGTCACTGCCTCTATCTTTACGACCCTCAGACCTTCGGTCGCATCCTCTCCCGCGGACCACGTGAGCGCTTCGAAGCCTGGTTGCGGCAGGCGAGGTGA
- a CDS encoding cold-shock protein, producing the protein MAEGTVKWFNDAKGFGFIEQDNGPDVFVHFSEIQGDGFKSLAEGDRVSFEVTQGQKGPQSANVRRV; encoded by the coding sequence ATGGCAGAAGGTACAGTGAAGTGGTTTAACGACGCAAAGGGTTTTGGTTTTATCGAGCAGGATAACGGACCTGATGTTTTCGTTCATTTTTCTGAAATCCAGGGCGACGGCTTCAAGTCACTCGCCGAGGGAGATCGCGTCAGCTTTGAGGTAACTCAGGGCCAAAAGGGTCCCCAGTCGGCTAATGTCCGCCGCGTATAA
- a CDS encoding class I SAM-dependent rRNA methyltransferase, with protein MPSSLHPLLAELARMPGKTVKLQASNSAMASLHRGYPWLYAERVKAESHRGQPGDLGVVYDGKGRFVAVGLYDPLSPIRLRVLRASKPGPIDRAFFADRLAAALVRRLPLQGTQTDGYRLVHGESDKMPGMVIDRYGATAVVKIYTHAWIPYLHDCLASLLEQQPLDRLVLRLSRGLQEHPAYLHGLRDGQILYGDPLSGMLTCLENGLRFEVDPIHGQKTGFFLDQRDNRARVEQLARGKRVLNAFSYNGGFSLAAARGGAVEVTSLDQSGQALESSKRNFALNAQVPAIAAARHLTIQDDAFRAMAELVKQGQKYDMVIIDPPAFAVRRSQVKEALNAYGRLAHLGVSLLVTGGNIVLASCSNPVSPEDFREAVCAAAIRAGRPLQGIMESGHALDHPLDFPDSRYLKCLFATA; from the coding sequence ATGCCCTCTTCTCTTCATCCCCTCCTGGCCGAACTGGCCCGAATGCCAGGCAAGACCGTGAAGCTGCAGGCCAGCAACTCGGCCATGGCCAGCCTGCACAGGGGGTACCCATGGCTCTACGCCGAACGAGTCAAGGCTGAAAGTCATCGTGGCCAGCCCGGTGATCTTGGCGTGGTCTATGACGGCAAGGGGCGTTTTGTGGCGGTGGGACTATACGATCCCCTCTCACCCATACGTCTGCGTGTGCTACGGGCCAGTAAACCCGGACCCATTGACCGTGCCTTTTTCGCCGACCGTCTCGCCGCCGCGCTGGTGCGTCGCCTGCCGCTGCAGGGGACGCAGACGGACGGCTACCGCCTGGTTCATGGCGAGAGCGACAAGATGCCCGGCATGGTCATCGATCGCTACGGAGCCACGGCCGTAGTGAAAATCTACACTCACGCCTGGATTCCTTATCTGCACGACTGCCTGGCGAGTCTGCTGGAACAGCAGCCTCTCGACCGGCTGGTCCTGCGCCTGAGCCGGGGACTGCAGGAGCATCCCGCCTACCTTCACGGCCTCAGGGACGGTCAGATTCTTTACGGCGACCCACTCAGCGGCATGCTGACCTGTCTTGAGAACGGACTGCGTTTCGAAGTGGATCCCATTCACGGGCAGAAAACCGGCTTCTTTCTCGACCAGCGCGACAACCGGGCCCGGGTCGAGCAGTTGGCCCGGGGCAAGCGGGTACTCAACGCGTTTTCCTATAACGGCGGCTTTTCCCTCGCCGCGGCTCGTGGCGGAGCGGTCGAGGTAACCAGCCTCGATCAGAGCGGCCAGGCGCTGGAATCATCAAAACGCAACTTTGCCCTCAATGCCCAGGTGCCGGCCATTGCGGCGGCCCGCCATCTCACCATTCAGGACGATGCCTTCAGAGCCATGGCCGAACTGGTAAAACAGGGCCAAAAGTACGATATGGTGATTATCGACCCGCCCGCCTTTGCCGTGCGTCGAAGCCAGGTCAAGGAAGCGCTGAACGCCTATGGCCGCCTTGCCCACCTGGGTGTCAGCTTGCTGGTCACCGGTGGGAATATAGTCCTCGCCTCCTGTTCGAACCCTGTGAGCCCTGAGGATTTTCGCGAGGCCGTTTGCGCCGCTGCTATCCGAGCCGGCCGCCCCCTGCAGGGAATTATGGAGAGCGGCCATGCCCTCGATCATCCTCTTGACTTTCCCGATAGCCGCTACCTGAAATGTCTGTTTGCCACGGCCTAG
- the selA gene encoding L-seryl-tRNA(Sec) selenium transferase: MDKNELLRQLPAVDRLLNAPALQAMATACPHVILLEAAQQTVASLRQAVLATDAHSQTIDLSVDAVASQAARLAVRKLQPSLRHVINATGTLLHTNLGRAPLSEKALAAIDQVSRTYSNLEFDLHTGQRGHRYSHIDELLCRLTGAEAAAVVNNNAGAVLLALTALAQGKEAIVSRGELVEIGGAFRVPDVMAAGGVLLKEIGTTNKTHLKDYRAAIGEHTGLLLKVHTSNYRIVGFSSLVPAAEMVDLGREHNIPVMEDLGSGMLFDLSSYGLPREPTVSEAVAAGIDVLTFSGDKLLGGPQAGLIVGKKWAIDKIRHHPLARALRIDKLTLAALEATLRHYLDQQEALRELPVLQMLAMSAEEVKKRAQRLRQKIRAALVAEIDSAIVTEASQVGGGALPLTELPGYAVALTPKNCSVEELAIRLRQGNIPVVGRLQEGRLLLNPRTIFAAEEVLVVTALKEALEN; this comes from the coding sequence ATGGATAAAAACGAGCTTCTGCGCCAACTGCCCGCCGTTGATCGCCTGCTGAACGCTCCTGCCCTGCAGGCCATGGCTACTGCTTGTCCCCATGTCATACTGCTCGAAGCCGCACAGCAGACCGTGGCCAGTTTGCGCCAGGCTGTGCTGGCGACCGACGCACACAGTCAAACCATCGACTTGTCGGTGGACGCCGTAGCGAGTCAGGCGGCCCGGCTAGCGGTCCGCAAGCTGCAGCCGTCGCTGCGCCACGTCATCAACGCCACCGGCACGCTGCTGCATACCAATCTGGGCCGAGCCCCCCTGAGCGAGAAGGCGCTGGCGGCCATTGATCAGGTCTCACGCACCTACTCCAATCTTGAATTCGATCTGCACACCGGCCAGCGGGGGCACCGCTATTCCCATATCGACGAGCTGCTGTGCCGACTCACTGGCGCCGAAGCCGCCGCCGTGGTCAACAACAACGCCGGTGCCGTGCTGCTGGCGCTGACCGCGCTGGCCCAGGGCAAAGAGGCTATCGTCAGTCGCGGCGAGCTGGTAGAGATCGGCGGCGCCTTCCGTGTTCCCGATGTCATGGCGGCGGGAGGCGTCCTCCTCAAGGAAATCGGTACGACCAACAAAACGCACCTGAAGGATTACCGCGCCGCCATTGGCGAGCATACCGGGCTGCTGCTCAAGGTGCACACGAGCAACTACCGTATCGTCGGCTTTTCGTCCCTGGTGCCGGCCGCTGAAATGGTCGACCTCGGTCGGGAACACAACATCCCGGTCATGGAGGATCTGGGCAGTGGCATGCTCTTCGACCTCTCAAGCTATGGCCTGCCCCGCGAACCGACGGTGAGCGAGGCGGTGGCCGCCGGCATCGACGTACTGACCTTCAGCGGCGACAAGCTGCTGGGCGGACCGCAAGCGGGCCTTATTGTCGGTAAAAAGTGGGCGATTGACAAAATCCGCCACCACCCGCTGGCCCGCGCTCTGCGCATCGACAAGTTGACCTTGGCTGCCCTGGAGGCGACCTTGCGTCACTATCTCGACCAGCAGGAAGCCCTGCGCGAACTGCCGGTTCTGCAGATGCTGGCCATGAGCGCGGAGGAAGTCAAAAAACGCGCCCAGCGGCTGCGCCAGAAAATCCGCGCCGCCCTGGTCGCCGAGATCGACAGCGCCATCGTCACCGAAGCTTCGCAGGTCGGCGGCGGCGCACTCCCCTTAACGGAACTGCCCGGCTATGCCGTGGCGCTCACGCCCAAGAACTGTTCGGTGGAAGAGTTGGCCATCCGGCTGCGTCAGGGAAACATCCCGGTGGTCGGCCGCCTGCAGGAAGGGCGCCTGCTGCTCAATCCGCGCACCATCTTCGCCGCCGAGGAGGTCCTGGTGGTCACCGCGCTGAAGGAGGCGCTGGAGAACTGA